A window from Phalacrocorax aristotelis chromosome 5, bGulAri2.1, whole genome shotgun sequence encodes these proteins:
- the FGF3 gene encoding fibroblast growth factor 3: MVIIWILFLSLLQEPWSPGRAAGVPEAAGAPPSDPRPRRDAGGRGGVYEHLGGAPRRRKLYCATKYHLQIHPNGKINGTLEKNSVFSILEITAVDVGIVAIKGLFSGRYLAMNKRGRLYASENYNAECEFVERIHELGYNTYASRLYRTVPNRAGTKRKASAERLWYVSINGKGRPRRGFKTRRTQKSSLFLPRVLDNKDHEMVRLFHTNVKYRESLLKPPSKNQRRRRGH; encoded by the exons ATGGTTATAATTTGGATCTTGTTCCTGAGTTTGTTGCAGGAGCCGTGGTCCCCGGGGCGGGCCGCGGGGGTCCCCGAGGCCGCCGGAGCCCCCCCAAGCGACCCCCGGCCGCGCCGGGATGCAGGGGGCCGCGGCGGCGTCTACGAGCACCTTGGGGGAGCGCCCAGGCGCAGGAAGCTCTACTGTGCCACCAAGTACCACCTCCAGATCCACCCCAACGGCAAGATCAACGGCACCCTGGAGAAAAACAGCGTCTTTA GTATCCTTGAAATAACTGCTGTTGATGTTGGAATCGTTGCCATCAAGGGCTTGTTCTCTGGCAGATACCTGGCCATGAACAAAAGGGGCAGACTTTACGCATCA GAAAATTATAATGCAGAGTGTGAGTTTGTGGAGAGGATCCATGAATTAGGTTATAATACCTACGCGTCCCGTCTCTACAGGACTGTACCTAACAGAGCCGGCACCAAGCGCAAAGCCAGTGCAGAGAGACTCTGGTATGTCTCAATCAATGGGAAAGGACGACCCAGAAGGGGTTTTAAAACTCGCAGGACACAGAAATCATCTCTCTTTCTGCCCAGAGTATTGGATAACAAAGACCATGAAATGGTCCGACTGTTCCACACAAACGTGAAATACCGAGAGAGTCTCCTGAAGCCCCCGAGCAAGAACCAGCGGAGAAGGAGAGGACACTGA